In one window of Helianthus annuus cultivar XRQ/B chromosome 17, HanXRQr2.0-SUNRISE, whole genome shotgun sequence DNA:
- the LOC110924838 gene encoding protein FAR1-RELATED SEQUENCE 5-like has product MASNTLVDGGDDAPNYQLRGVEQVSPNSGTERYIPDLPSSLTPAEDMLFDTEGQKEFRPVDTLVEQPSDRWVCRVPSKRTGCQAAIRIKLTDAKKYLLYHFTEAHNHDFVHEEDLHLLKENRGINRAHEEMINKMSHLNIGPVRAFNIMKEVYGGFDKVGATKVDFKNFKKELNLFIGEFDAEMFVKRLMRKKEFLPNFSCAYETTDEGVLKCIFWADEDMKRNYYMFGDVISFDATYKRNKYNMMFVPFTGIDNHNRNVTLGTTILGSETAETYSWLLKAIKNAYGYAPPVIITNQDPAMKKAIADVWPESRHRLCMWHIMDKLTTKVGATLCSNTDFRKRLSAVVWTDSLLPEAFETEWATILDDFGLTDHEWLTYIDGLRESWIPAYYREEEMSGRMRTSSRSESKNHFFGKISNPKCTLVEFLIHFDTAIEAQRHEHRKNDHDTRYTNPREWSDFVLEKQAVQIYTRTIFFDVQLEIQHAIHRCASVRLDHIMIREEDVTVKCNCNRFEQFGLLCSHIFCVLRILDVREFPKQYILRRWTREAVPNSSPGSILTDGGDPDRSEEVNRCVREISHATEYVVNKLISKFDQLSDFRDHIKQFMSVANEAQINAPPKTRRNRFAELLGVAPESTTTIRVPVHTSFKGCGSHKRLKSQKERAISQYGSKRRQCSLCKKYGHNRVTCWKYNVAVPEEGASRNAEGNEDTIGEGDAATVVEGDGPGSNDVDDVFYTSANDADMDDEDMAE; this is encoded by the exons ATGGCTTCGAACACACTTGTTGATGGTGGAGATG ATGCACCCAATTACCAATTACGTGGGGTTGAACAAGTCTCACCAAACTCTGGAACAGAGAGATATATTCCAGATTTACCCTCTTCGTTGACGCCAGCAGAGGACATGTTATTTGACACA GAGGGTCAAAAAGAGTTTCGACCGGTAGATACTTTAGTCGAACAACCGTCTGATAGGTGGGTATGTAGGGTACCATCCAAAAGGACCGGATGCCAAGCTGCGATCAGAATAAAGCTTACCGATGCCAAGAAGTATTTGCTGTATCATTTTACAGAGGCGCACAACCATGATTTTGTGCACGAAGAAGATTTACATCTTCTCAAGGAAAACAGGGGCATTAATCGTGCACACGAAGAGATGATAAACAAGATGTCACATCTCAACATTGGTCCTGTTCGTGCATTTAACATTATGAAGGAAGTGTATGGTGGGTTCGACAAAGTCGGTGCGACCAAAGTCGattttaaaaatttcaagaaaGAATTAAATCTTTTTATCGGAGAGTTTGATGCTGAAATGTTTGTCAAGCGACTGATGAGGAAAAAGGAGTTTTTACCGAACTTCTCTTGTGCATATGAAACGACAGACGAAGGTGTGTTGAAGTGCATTTTTTGGGCCGACGAGGACATGAAGAGGAATTATTATATGTTTGGAGACGTTATATCATTTGATGCTACATACAAGCGTAACAA GTATAACATGATGTTTGTCCCTTTCACTGGGATTGATAATCATAATAGGAACGTCACACTTGGTACTACAATTCTCGGTTCTGAAACGGCAGAGACATATAGCTGGTTACTTAAGGCGATCAAGAACGCATATGGGTACGCGCCTCCCGTAATCATTACTAACCAAGACCCTGCGATGAAAAAGGCTATAGCGGATGTTTGGCCTGAGTCTAGGCATCGGTTATGTATGTGGCACATCATGGATAAACTCACTACAAAG GTCGGGGCTACCCTGTGTTCAAATACAGATTTCAGGAAAAGATTGTCTGCAGTTGTTTGGACTGATTCTCTATTGCCCGAAGCGTTTGAGACTGAATGGGCAACTATTTTAGATGATTTCGGTTTAACCGACCATGAATGGCTGACGTATATAGACGGGCTACGTGAATCATGGATTCCAGCTTACTATCGCGAAGAAGAAATGTCTGGTCGTATGCGGACATCATCTAGGTCCGAAAGCAAGAATCACTTTTTTGGCAAGATTAGCAATCCAAAATGCACGTTGGTTGAATTTCTTATCCACTTCGACACAGCTATTGAAGCGCAAAGACATGAGCATCGTAAAAACGATCATGACACTCGATACACCAACCCTAGAGAGTGGAGTGATTTTGTTCTCGAGAAGCAAGCAGTTCAGATATATACCAGAACTATATTTTTTGATGTTCAACTCGAGATTCAACATGCTATTCATCGTTGTGCTAGTGTCAGATTAGATCAC ATTATGATACGCGAGGAGGATGTTACTGTTAAGTGTAACTGCAACAGGTTTGAGCAGTTTGGATTGTTGTGCAGTCACATTTTTTGTGTGTTACGGATTCTTGATGTAAGGGAGTTTCCGAAACAATATATATTGAGGCGTTGGACGCGTGAAGCTGTTCCAAATAGTTCCCCCGGGTCCATTCTTACGGATGGTGGAGATCCAGATCGTAGTGAGGAGGTTAACCGTTGTGTTCGTGAGATTAGTCACGCAACTGAGTATGTTGTGAACAAGTTGATTTCAAAATTTGATCAGTTGTCTGATTTTCGTGATCATATCAAGCAGTTTATGTCAGTCGCTAATGAAGCTCAAATAAACGCACCTCCCAAGACACGACGTAATCGATTTGCTGAACTGCTGGGAGTTGCTCCAGAGAGCACGACCACTATCCGTGTTCCAGTTCATACCAGTTTCAAGGGTTGTGGTTCTCATAAACGCCTTAAATCTCAAAAGGAGCGAGCCATAAGTCAGTATGGAAGTAAACGTCGTCAATGTTCATTATGTAAAAAATATGGTCATAACAGAGTAACGTGTTGGAAATACAACGTGGCTGTGCCTGAAGAAGGTGCTTCGCGAAATGCTGAAGGTAATGAAGATACAATTGGTGAAGGAGACGCTGCTACAGTTGTTGAAGGTGATGGTCCTGGATCAAACGATGTTGATGATGTGTTTTACACATCTGCAAACGATGCAGATATGGATGATGAAGACATGGCAGAGTAG